The segment CTTCGACGGCGCCTTGCCGTGCAGCAGGTGCAGGAAGTGGCCGCCGATCGAATCGTCGTCGGTTTCGGTCTCGATGCGCTTGCCGTTGTGCGAGAAGTGATACCAGTACAGCAGCATCGAGCCGAGCGACGCCATCAGGCGGTCGGCGATGTCGCGCGCGCCCGGCAGGTTGTGATCGTCCTTCTCCGGCAGCACGGTGCCGAGCACCGACACGCCCGTGCGCATCACGTCCATCGGGTGCGCGGACGCCGGGATCTGCTCGAGCGCCGCCTTCAGCGCGCTCGGCAGGCCGCGCATCGCGCGCAGCTTCGACTTGTAGGCGGCCAGTTCGGTCAGGTTCGGCAGCCGCTCGTGCACGAGCAGGTGCGCGATTTCCTCGAACTCGCACGACTCGGCGACGTCGAGAATGTCGTAGCCGCGGTAGTGCAGGTCGTTGCCGGTCTTGCCGACCGTGCAGAGGGCCGTGTTGCCGGCCGTCACGCCCGACAGCGCGACCGACTTCTTCGGCTTGAACGCGCCTGCGGCGGCCGGTGCTGCTGCGTCTTTCGTCTCGCTCATGTTTCCGTTCTCCAATTTGTCGGCCAGTGTTGGCGCTTCAGCGCTTGTCGACCGGTGTTAGTGCTTCAGCACTTACTCCGGTCCCACGCAAAGCGCACTCTGGCCCCATGCAAAGCTCAGAATCGTGTCTCGTGGGGGGCGGGCCGCGTTACTTCTTGCCCTGCGCGAACAGCTCGTCGAGCTTCTGCTCGTACGCGTGATAGCCGAGGTAGTCGTACAGCTCGGCGCGCGTCTGCATCGTCGGCACGGCCGCCTTCTGCGTGCCGTCGCGGCGCAGCGTCTCGTAGAAGTTCAGCGCGGCCTTGTTCATCGCGCGATACGCGCCGCAGCAGTACAGCGCGATGTCGACGTTCGCCTCGCGCAGCTCGTCGAGCGTGAAGAGCGGCGTCGAGCCGAATTCGGTCAGGTTCGCGAGGATCGGCACCTTGACCGCCGCCTTGAAGCGGCGATAGTCGTCGAGGGTCTTCATCGCTTCCGGGAAGATCATGTCCGCGCCGGCCTCGACATAGGCGACCGCGCGTTCGATCGCCGAGTCGATCCCTTCGGCGGCGGCCGCGTCGGTGCGGGCCATGATCACGAACTGGTCGTCGGTGCGCGCGTCGACCGCGGCCTTGACGCGATCGACCATTTCTTCGGTCGGCACGACTTCCTTGCCCGGACGATGGCCGCAGCGCTTCTGGCCGACCTGATCCTCGAGGTGCACGGCCGCGACGCCGGCCTTGATGAACGAGCGGACCGTGCGCGCGATGTTGAATGCGCCGCCCCAGCCCGTATCGATGTCGACGAGCAGCGGCAGGTCGGTCGCGTTGGTGATCCGGTTCGCGTCGATCAGCACGTCTTCCATCGTGCTGATGCCGAGATCGGGGATGCCGAGCGAATTCGCGGCGACGCCGCCGCCCGACAGGTAGACGGCCTTGAAGCCGACGGCCTGGGCCATCTTGGCCGCGTAGGCGGTGATCGCGCCGACCACCTGCAGCGGCTGCTCGGCCGCGACTGCCGCGCGGAATTTCGCGCCGGCGCTTTGAAGATGCGTGTTGCTCATGAACGGCCTCCTGATGGAATGCCTGCTACACAGCAAGTACCGGGCCAGCTCGTATGTCGTCGCTAACCCACTGATTCTTAAGCAACCGGCCGCATGCCACCGTGGTCGAATGATTTCAATTTAGAAACTTCACGTTCCAAAAATGAAATCGCGCGCGCATAATCGGTCGTCATGGACCTCTCCTCGATCAAGCCCGTCGGCCCCGCCGACCGCGCGGTGCGCCCGCGCGTCTGGGCGATGGGCATCAGCCGCCTGCGGGACCTCTTTCGCGAGATCGCCGGCGAATTCGACGAGCGCGCCGACGTGCGCATCGTGTCGCGCGCGTATGAAGAGGCGCTCAACGCAATCGCCGAGGCCGGCGCCGCGCGGCCCGACGTGATCGTCGCGGCCGGCTCGAACGGCGGCTTCCTGAAGACGCGCGCGAGCGTACCGGTCGTGGTCGTCTCGCCGACCGGCTTCGACGTGATGCAGGCGCTTGCGCGCGCCCGCCGCGACGCGTCGCGGATCGCGCTCGTCAGCGTCGGCGAGACGCCGCCCGAGGTGCGCCGCTTCGTCGCCGCGTACGGCCTCGACGTGGAGTTTGCGTCATATCAGTCCGCTCAGGAAGCGGAAACCTGCGTGCACGACCTGCGCGACCGCGGCATCGAGACGATCGTCGGCCCCGGCCTCGTCACCGACCTCGCCGCGAGCGTCGGCATGGGCGCCGTGTTCCTGTATTCGCATGCGTCGGTGCGCAAGGCCGTCGACACCGCGCTCGAGGTCGCCTATGCGACGCACGCGGAGGCGCTGCGCCGCCAGCGCCTCGACAACCTGCTCCAGCACCTGCGCGACGGCGTCGTCGCGCTCGATGCGCGCGGCCGGGTCGAGGCGATCAACGAACGGCTCGCGCTGGCGCTCGGGGTCGAACCCGCGGCGGCCGTCGGGCGCGCGCTCGTC is part of the Burkholderia ubonensis subsp. mesacidophila genome and harbors:
- the prpB gene encoding methylisocitrate lyase, giving the protein MSNTHLQSAGAKFRAAVAAEQPLQVVGAITAYAAKMAQAVGFKAVYLSGGGVAANSLGIPDLGISTMEDVLIDANRITNATDLPLLVDIDTGWGGAFNIARTVRSFIKAGVAAVHLEDQVGQKRCGHRPGKEVVPTEEMVDRVKAAVDARTDDQFVIMARTDAAAAEGIDSAIERAVAYVEAGADMIFPEAMKTLDDYRRFKAAVKVPILANLTEFGSTPLFTLDELREANVDIALYCCGAYRAMNKAALNFYETLRRDGTQKAAVPTMQTRAELYDYLGYHAYEQKLDELFAQGKK